One window of Myxococcus xanthus genomic DNA carries:
- a CDS encoding energy transducer TonB, whose translation MFETFDSGPDVQSARRFALSTTASVAVFALMGIAAVTAAGKVTEVIKEKKGTDVVFRPPPPPPPPPVVEAKPPPPPPPPPKPKLAPKPAPPAAAKAPPPAAPTVAPAPIVVPKEVPLEKPPEAATETVAAAPIAVGGTGALVPGGVVGGVPGGDTLAGGGGRVAPINLPESGTPPEPLSSNLTPEYPSEARSKGLEGMVILKGVVGVDGRVSQLKVMRGDEPFASAAMAAAKTWRFKPAVVGGQPTAVFRIFKVPFRLKS comes from the coding sequence ATGTTCGAGACCTTCGACAGCGGCCCGGACGTCCAATCGGCGCGGCGGTTCGCGCTCTCCACTACGGCATCCGTCGCCGTGTTCGCGCTGATGGGCATCGCCGCCGTCACCGCTGCCGGCAAGGTGACGGAAGTCATCAAAGAGAAGAAGGGCACGGACGTGGTGTTCCGTCCGCCGCCCCCTCCTCCGCCGCCCCCCGTGGTCGAGGCGAAGCCGCCTCCTCCGCCCCCGCCTCCTCCCAAGCCAAAGCTGGCGCCCAAGCCCGCGCCGCCCGCCGCCGCGAAGGCGCCGCCGCCGGCCGCGCCCACCGTGGCGCCCGCGCCCATCGTCGTTCCCAAGGAAGTGCCGCTGGAGAAGCCGCCCGAGGCCGCGACGGAGACGGTGGCCGCCGCGCCCATCGCCGTGGGTGGCACCGGCGCGCTCGTTCCCGGCGGTGTGGTGGGCGGTGTCCCCGGCGGTGACACACTCGCCGGTGGTGGCGGTCGCGTCGCGCCCATCAATCTCCCGGAGTCCGGCACGCCGCCGGAGCCCCTGTCCTCCAACCTCACGCCGGAATACCCCTCCGAGGCCCGCTCCAAGGGCCTGGAAGGCATGGTCATCCTCAAGGGCGTGGTGGGCGTGGATGGCCGCGTCAGCCAGCTGAAGGTGATGCGCGGCGACGAGCCCTTCGCCAGCGCGGCCATGGCCGCCGCGAAGACGTGGCGCTTCAAGCCCGCAGTTGTCGGCGGTCAGCCCACCGCGGTGTTCCGCATCTTCAAGGTTCCGTTCCGTCTCAAGTCGTAA
- a CDS encoding dihydrolipoyl dehydrogenase family protein, with translation MAEAFDVVVIGAGPAGEVAGARAAEAGLSVALVEHELLGGECSYWACIPSKALLRPSEARWLAEHAAGVREKLQEGIDARAVLAHRDSMVNNYQDDSQVKWAENAKLKVVRGTGKLTGPRKVRVEDKDGAVRELEARKAVVLATGSHPRIPDIPGLKDAQPWDNRQGTAARQVPKRLVVLGGGAVGVELAQAWRSLGSEVTLVQRGKRLLSRAEPFAGEQVAQALRDAGARVLLGMNATRVQRPGGKGEVTVTLSNGEQVVADEILVAMGRVPRTEGIGLETVGLVGGKPVEVDDQLRAKGVDGGWLYACGDTNGRNLLTHMGKYQARMVGDVIAGKQARAWADAKATPQVVFTHPQVASVGLTEAKAREAGLPVRTVEQQLQDVSGTSLVGKGLTGTVKWVVDEKRRVLVGATFTGPEVGEMLHAATIAVAGEVPLDTLWHAVPSFPTMSEVWLKLLEAYGL, from the coding sequence ATGGCGGAAGCGTTCGACGTGGTGGTGATAGGGGCAGGCCCCGCGGGTGAGGTCGCCGGTGCGCGCGCCGCGGAGGCCGGGCTGTCAGTGGCGTTGGTGGAGCATGAGCTGCTCGGCGGCGAGTGCTCATACTGGGCCTGCATCCCCAGCAAGGCCTTGCTGCGCCCGAGCGAAGCGCGGTGGCTGGCGGAGCATGCCGCCGGCGTGCGCGAGAAGCTCCAGGAGGGCATCGACGCGCGTGCGGTGCTGGCCCACCGGGATTCGATGGTCAACAACTACCAGGACGACTCCCAGGTGAAGTGGGCCGAGAATGCGAAGCTGAAGGTGGTGCGGGGCACCGGCAAGCTCACTGGCCCTCGCAAGGTGCGTGTGGAGGACAAGGACGGCGCCGTGCGGGAGCTGGAGGCCCGAAAAGCCGTGGTGCTGGCCACCGGCAGCCATCCGCGCATCCCGGACATCCCGGGGCTGAAGGACGCCCAGCCCTGGGACAACCGCCAGGGCACTGCGGCGAGGCAGGTGCCCAAGCGGCTGGTGGTGCTGGGCGGCGGCGCGGTCGGGGTGGAGCTGGCCCAGGCGTGGCGCTCGCTGGGCTCCGAGGTGACGCTGGTGCAGCGCGGAAAGAGATTGCTGTCCCGCGCGGAGCCCTTCGCCGGAGAGCAGGTGGCCCAGGCGCTGCGAGATGCCGGCGCGCGCGTGCTGCTTGGAATGAACGCGACGCGCGTCCAGCGGCCCGGCGGCAAGGGCGAGGTGACGGTGACGCTGTCCAATGGCGAGCAGGTCGTCGCGGACGAAATCCTGGTGGCCATGGGCCGCGTGCCCCGCACGGAAGGAATCGGGCTGGAGACGGTGGGGCTCGTGGGCGGCAAGCCCGTGGAGGTGGATGACCAGCTCCGCGCGAAGGGCGTGGACGGCGGCTGGCTCTACGCGTGCGGCGACACCAATGGCCGCAACCTCCTCACCCATATGGGCAAGTACCAGGCCCGCATGGTGGGCGACGTCATCGCGGGCAAGCAGGCAAGGGCCTGGGCGGACGCGAAGGCCACCCCGCAAGTCGTCTTCACCCACCCACAGGTGGCCAGCGTGGGCCTCACCGAGGCCAAGGCACGCGAGGCCGGGCTGCCGGTACGCACGGTGGAGCAGCAACTCCAGGACGTGTCCGGCACCTCGCTGGTGGGCAAGGGCCTCACTGGCACCGTGAAGTGGGTGGTGGACGAGAAGCGCCGGGTGCTCGTGGGCGCCACGTTCACCGGGCCGGAGGTGGGAGAGATGCTCCATGCGGCCACCATCGCCGTGGCGGGGGAGGTGCCGCTCGACACGTTGTGGCACGCGGTGCCGTCGTTCCCCACCATGAGCGAGGTGTGGTTGAAGCTGCTGGAGGCGTACGGCCTCTAG
- a CDS encoding glycosyltransferase family 87 protein, with product MGVEWCRCPPHPTLPMTAVAPGPSGSESPPPAAGEGTSIGVSARWARWAWWLVLAVLAVAAIAVGQHPRRGVDFRVYLMAAERFWEATDIYRLSDGHMPFKYAPITAPLFLPFTLLPARAAVALWNLGSIAALAAVARLTMRATPSSGEATPWAWAPALTTLALLPAFTFELFYGQVDAVILLLILLCTLGAERGQVWRPGAAFAVAFLLKPPAALVGLFFLWRRHWRVIGATAVVGGILTLPTLARYGWDGTLVQFQLWSDTLARTTPPWALQSNTQGLPTVLLALVYPPDTVVPPGDMSLAQAVAMVLFVAAVVWARPGPADLIAVCCLGVTLLSPLAWRANYVLAWPLIRAAVESRHRPNLVLVALIALTGLLVSDSGLGAEWSRHVLLWRPFALVYTGLLIVLLSQMRRMGAPRAVADADAVSRLPRCFGGGLAP from the coding sequence GTGGGCGTGGAATGGTGCCGCTGCCCACCCCACCCCACCCTACCGATGACCGCCGTCGCCCCGGGGCCCTCCGGCTCCGAATCCCCCCCACCGGCCGCGGGTGAGGGGACATCCATTGGAGTGAGCGCGCGCTGGGCGCGCTGGGCCTGGTGGCTCGTGCTGGCCGTCCTGGCCGTGGCCGCCATCGCCGTGGGTCAGCATCCCCGCAGGGGCGTGGACTTCCGCGTCTACCTCATGGCGGCGGAGCGCTTCTGGGAAGCCACGGACATCTACCGCCTGTCCGACGGCCACATGCCGTTCAAGTACGCGCCCATCACCGCGCCGCTGTTCCTTCCCTTCACCCTGCTCCCCGCGCGCGCCGCCGTGGCCCTGTGGAACCTGGGCTCCATCGCCGCGCTCGCCGCCGTGGCCCGCCTCACCATGCGCGCCACGCCTTCGTCGGGGGAAGCCACGCCCTGGGCCTGGGCGCCCGCGCTGACGACGCTGGCCCTGCTGCCGGCCTTCACCTTCGAGCTGTTCTACGGCCAGGTGGACGCCGTCATCCTGTTGCTCATCCTCCTGTGCACGCTCGGCGCCGAACGCGGACAGGTGTGGCGCCCTGGCGCCGCCTTCGCCGTCGCCTTCCTGCTCAAGCCGCCCGCCGCCCTCGTCGGCCTCTTCTTCCTGTGGCGCCGGCACTGGCGCGTCATCGGCGCCACCGCCGTGGTGGGAGGGATTCTCACCCTGCCCACGCTCGCCCGCTACGGCTGGGACGGCACGCTGGTCCAATTCCAACTGTGGAGCGACACACTGGCGCGCACCACGCCGCCCTGGGCGCTCCAGTCCAACACCCAGGGCCTGCCCACCGTACTGCTAGCGCTGGTGTACCCGCCCGACACCGTGGTGCCCCCCGGTGACATGTCGCTGGCGCAGGCCGTGGCGATGGTCCTCTTCGTCGCCGCCGTGGTGTGGGCAAGACCCGGGCCGGCGGACCTCATCGCCGTGTGTTGCCTGGGTGTCACCCTGCTGTCACCGCTGGCGTGGCGCGCGAACTACGTGCTGGCCTGGCCGTTGATCCGCGCCGCGGTGGAGAGCCGCCACCGGCCCAACCTGGTGCTGGTGGCGCTCATCGCCCTCACGGGTCTCCTGGTCTCTGACTCGGGACTGGGCGCGGAATGGAGCCGCCACGTCCTCCTGTGGCGCCCCTTCGCGCTCGTCTACACCGGGTTGCTGATCGTCCTGCTGTCGCAGATGCGCCGCATGGGCGCACCGCGAGCGGTGGCGGACGCCGACGCCGTGTCACGCCTGCCACGTTGCTTTGGTGGCGGGCTCGCGCCGTGA
- a CDS encoding ExbD/TolR family protein — MAFDLGGGKGSIRPAMNVTPLVDVVLVLLIIFMVVTPLMTKQMWMTVPAKGDDQEAPPPPPDAKPPVVLTVDKSGVLRINREEVPRDQVVARLQRMLNARPDKIVFFDASDDVPYGAAMDVLDLARGGDITVGVLPDKLAD, encoded by the coding sequence ATGGCATTCGACCTCGGAGGCGGAAAGGGCAGCATCCGCCCGGCGATGAACGTGACGCCCCTGGTGGACGTCGTGCTCGTCCTCCTCATCATCTTCATGGTCGTCACCCCGCTGATGACGAAGCAGATGTGGATGACGGTGCCCGCCAAGGGCGATGACCAGGAGGCCCCTCCGCCTCCTCCCGATGCAAAGCCACCGGTGGTCCTCACGGTGGACAAGTCCGGCGTGCTGCGAATCAACCGGGAAGAAGTGCCCCGCGACCAAGTCGTGGCCCGGCTCCAGCGCATGCTCAACGCGCGCCCGGACAAGATTGTGTTCTTCGACGCCAGTGATGATGTGCCGTACGGCGCCGCCATGGACGTGCTGGACCTCGCGCGAGGCGGGGACATCACGGTCGGCGTGCTGCCGGACAAGCTCGCGGATTGA
- a CDS encoding MotA/TolQ/ExbB proton channel family protein produces the protein MNFNLRDIYNHMGVFALGIAWTLILFAVASLAVFFERLFVFFRSRSISKQFASRAGPLLTQHQHEALVKEAEATKGSHLAMLLGGGMKHFLAKSRVPAGKLGPVELTRRELVRINERVSADVRRGMSVLATVGSVAPFVGLLGTVVGIIEAFSGIAKEGSGGLGAVSAGIAEALVVTALGLLVAIPAVLMFNFLSTRADSLQLSLDAARSEFMDYLEDLGPQKPVATNGAAVATGPELAARKESRDVHPA, from the coding sequence ATGAATTTCAATCTCAGGGACATCTACAACCACATGGGTGTGTTCGCGCTGGGCATCGCGTGGACCCTCATCCTCTTCGCCGTCGCGTCCCTCGCGGTGTTCTTCGAACGCCTCTTCGTCTTCTTCCGCTCGCGCTCCATCTCCAAGCAATTCGCGTCCCGCGCCGGTCCGCTCCTCACCCAGCACCAGCACGAGGCGCTGGTGAAGGAGGCGGAGGCCACCAAGGGCAGCCACCTGGCCATGCTGCTGGGCGGTGGCATGAAGCACTTCCTCGCGAAGTCCCGCGTGCCGGCCGGCAAGCTGGGCCCGGTGGAGCTCACGCGCCGTGAGCTGGTCCGCATCAACGAGCGCGTCAGCGCCGACGTGCGCCGCGGCATGTCCGTGCTCGCCACCGTCGGCTCGGTGGCGCCCTTCGTCGGTCTGCTCGGCACGGTGGTGGGCATCATCGAGGCCTTCTCCGGCATCGCCAAGGAGGGCTCCGGCGGCCTGGGCGCGGTGTCCGCCGGTATCGCCGAGGCGCTCGTCGTCACGGCGCTGGGTCTGCTCGTCGCCATCCCCGCGGTGCTGATGTTCAACTTCCTCTCCACCCGCGCGGATTCGCTCCAGCTCTCCCTGGACGCCGCGCGGAGCGAGTTCATGGACTACCTGGAGGACCTGGGGCCGCAAAAGCCCGTGGCCACCAACGGCGCCGCGGTGGCCACGGGCCCGGAGCTGGCTGCTCGCAAGGAGTCCCGCGATGTCCACCCCGCGTAG
- a CDS encoding TonB-dependent receptor produces the protein MRVAFSTRTSARSVVLSRTAPLRAILAALVMTATPVFAQAPGVPGSAPAPAVDPVTQPLPPSEETQPSQPTDTATQPSGIAAPPAVGDPSTQQPGTESAPTAQQPGVTPAPTAQQPGTEPAPTAQQPGTEAAPTAQQPGVTPAPTAQQPGTEPAPTAQQPAAPADESMEGISDEAMLAESAVPPPGFTGIYGRVTDEANGEGLIEATVKVVAGAQKQVLTDLDGFYRVALPPGKYDLRVFYDVYQGRRITGVVVTKGKATKLDVALGADEGAVQEVVVEARADRRAEGALLQERKKAAAVSDAISAQEIARTPDSSASDAVKRVVSATVVDGRYVLLRGLGGRYSTTLLNGALLPSTEPDEPSVPLDIFPTSLLANLNVVKSYTPDLPGTFAGGTLLIETNSYPSEFELKPRISLAGDSETTFRERNSQAQGGFGENLGFPSGSRQLPNAIPRDSGLGMSGESSDVLEQQYRSFPNIWQARRTTALPNMGLGVSMGDTLRFGNSRLGYLASANYGHRDGVQEGTFARVDRDETGALNARDAARSTQGFETASLSGLGSVGFQLDRDNELTWFGLYTRGTDTRTFTARGSNIVRGESYESTRLQFVSRQLFFNQLRGFHRLGLLGDAELDWQANLSRVDRDEPDTRDTLYSDNLSAPSGTPTFPNQPNSGERFFAELGETSTGGSVNVTVPLSAVRLKVGGLTQVSFRDFGARRFRYLLGTTPVDRTLPPEQLFAPENLGTGIRVRENTRPDDAYDAYLGIFAGYASADVQPTDALRLVGGLRVESSTQQLTLKDPFTGASGTENRSEYMNLLPAFNAIYALTPTVNVRAGYSYTLARPTFRELAPFIYFDFVRRRNVSGNPDLLQTRIHNIDARVEWFAGENEVLAASAFYKRFQDPIERVIRNPESGDLSFENAAGANTYGLELEARASLARLTETLKAVRVGANLTLIQSDVDLGDPNVVGAQTNRNRPLQGQSPYVINLNVGYSRPESGTELTVLYNVYGRRISEVGVQGLPDIYEVPFHRVDISLTQQLGSAQLKLTAANLLNSSVTLRQESVDVQTYKPGVAFSASLGWSL, from the coding sequence ATGCGTGTCGCGTTCTCTACGCGCACCTCGGCAAGGAGTGTCGTGTTGTCTCGCACTGCCCCCTTGCGCGCCATTCTGGCTGCGCTTGTCATGACAGCTACGCCCGTGTTCGCACAGGCGCCCGGCGTTCCGGGCTCGGCTCCCGCTCCCGCGGTCGACCCCGTCACGCAACCTCTTCCCCCATCCGAGGAAACCCAACCGTCGCAGCCGACTGACACCGCGACGCAGCCGTCTGGAATTGCCGCTCCGCCCGCCGTGGGTGATCCTTCCACGCAGCAGCCCGGCACCGAGTCCGCGCCCACCGCGCAGCAGCCGGGCGTCACGCCCGCGCCCACCGCGCAGCAGCCGGGCACTGAACCTGCCCCCACCGCGCAGCAGCCCGGAACCGAGGCCGCGCCTACCGCGCAGCAGCCGGGCGTCACGCCCGCGCCCACCGCGCAGCAGCCGGGCACTGAACCTGCCCCCACCGCGCAGCAGCCCGCGGCGCCGGCCGATGAGTCCATGGAGGGCATAAGCGACGAGGCGATGCTGGCCGAGTCCGCCGTGCCGCCCCCGGGCTTCACCGGCATCTACGGCCGCGTGACGGACGAAGCCAACGGAGAGGGCCTCATCGAGGCCACCGTGAAGGTCGTGGCGGGCGCCCAGAAGCAGGTGCTCACCGACCTGGATGGCTTCTACCGGGTCGCGCTGCCGCCCGGGAAGTACGACCTGCGCGTCTTCTATGACGTCTACCAGGGCCGCCGCATCACCGGCGTCGTGGTGACGAAGGGCAAGGCGACGAAGCTGGACGTCGCGCTCGGCGCGGACGAAGGCGCGGTGCAGGAAGTCGTCGTCGAGGCCCGCGCGGACCGCCGGGCCGAGGGCGCGCTGCTCCAGGAGCGCAAGAAGGCCGCCGCCGTTTCGGACGCCATCAGCGCGCAGGAAATCGCGCGCACGCCGGACTCCAGCGCCTCCGACGCGGTGAAGCGCGTGGTGAGCGCCACGGTGGTGGACGGCCGCTACGTGCTGCTGCGCGGCCTGGGTGGCCGCTACAGCACCACGCTGCTCAACGGCGCGCTGCTGCCCAGCACCGAGCCGGACGAGCCCAGCGTCCCGCTGGACATCTTCCCCACCAGCCTCCTCGCCAACCTCAACGTAGTGAAGAGCTACACACCGGACCTCCCCGGCACCTTCGCCGGCGGCACGCTGCTCATCGAAACCAACTCCTACCCGAGCGAGTTCGAGCTCAAGCCGCGCATCAGCCTGGCCGGCGACTCCGAGACGACGTTCCGCGAGCGCAACAGCCAGGCCCAGGGCGGCTTCGGTGAGAACCTGGGCTTCCCCAGCGGGAGCCGCCAGCTCCCCAACGCGATTCCGCGCGACAGCGGCCTGGGGATGTCGGGTGAGTCCAGCGACGTGCTGGAGCAGCAGTACCGCAGCTTCCCCAACATCTGGCAGGCGCGCCGCACCACCGCGCTGCCCAACATGGGCCTGGGCGTGTCCATGGGCGACACCCTGCGCTTCGGCAACAGCCGGCTGGGCTACCTGGCCAGCGCCAACTACGGTCACCGCGACGGCGTGCAGGAGGGCACCTTCGCCCGTGTCGACCGCGACGAGACGGGCGCGCTCAACGCCCGCGACGCGGCCCGCAGCACGCAGGGCTTCGAGACGGCCAGCCTCAGCGGCCTGGGCAGCGTCGGCTTCCAGTTGGACCGCGACAACGAGCTGACCTGGTTCGGCCTCTACACCCGCGGCACCGACACCCGCACGTTCACCGCGCGCGGCAGCAACATCGTCCGCGGTGAGAGCTACGAGAGCACGCGCCTGCAGTTCGTCAGCCGGCAGCTCTTCTTCAACCAGCTCCGAGGCTTCCACCGCCTGGGTCTGCTGGGGGACGCGGAGCTGGATTGGCAGGCCAACCTGTCCCGCGTGGACCGCGACGAGCCCGACACCCGCGACACCCTCTACAGCGACAACCTCTCCGCGCCGTCGGGCACGCCCACCTTCCCCAACCAGCCCAACAGCGGCGAGCGCTTCTTCGCCGAACTGGGCGAGACGTCCACGGGCGGCAGCGTCAACGTCACCGTTCCCCTCTCCGCCGTCCGGCTGAAGGTGGGCGGGCTCACCCAGGTGTCCTTCCGTGACTTCGGTGCCCGCCGCTTCCGCTACCTGCTGGGCACCACGCCGGTGGACCGCACGCTCCCCCCCGAGCAGCTCTTCGCCCCGGAGAACCTGGGCACCGGCATCCGCGTGCGCGAGAACACCCGGCCGGACGATGCCTATGACGCGTACCTGGGCATCTTCGCCGGCTATGCGTCCGCGGACGTCCAGCCGACGGACGCCCTCCGCCTGGTGGGCGGCCTGCGCGTGGAGTCCTCCACCCAGCAGCTCACGCTGAAGGACCCGTTCACCGGCGCCTCCGGCACGGAGAACCGCTCCGAGTACATGAACCTGCTGCCGGCCTTCAACGCCATCTACGCGCTGACGCCCACCGTGAATGTGCGCGCCGGCTACAGCTACACGCTGGCGCGGCCCACCTTCCGCGAGCTGGCGCCGTTCATCTACTTCGACTTCGTGCGCCGCCGGAACGTGTCCGGCAACCCGGACCTGCTCCAGACGCGCATCCACAACATCGACGCGCGCGTCGAGTGGTTCGCGGGTGAGAACGAAGTCCTGGCCGCCAGCGCCTTCTACAAGCGCTTCCAGGACCCCATCGAGCGCGTCATCCGCAACCCCGAGTCGGGGGACCTCAGCTTCGAGAACGCCGCGGGTGCCAACACCTACGGACTGGAGCTGGAGGCGCGCGCGTCGCTCGCCCGCCTCACGGAGACGCTGAAGGCCGTGCGCGTGGGCGCCAACCTCACGCTCATCCAGTCCGACGTGGACCTGGGTGACCCCAACGTGGTGGGCGCGCAGACGAACCGGAACCGTCCCCTCCAGGGCCAGTCCCCGTACGTCATCAACCTCAACGTCGGCTACTCGCGCCCCGAAAGCGGCACCGAGCTGACCGTCCTCTACAACGTGTATGGCCGCCGCATCAGCGAAGTGGGCGTCCAGGGCCTGCCGGACATCTACGAAGTGCCCTTCCACCGCGTGGACATCTCGCTGACCCAGCAGCTCGGCTCGGCGCAGCTCAAGCTCACCGCGGCCAACCTCCTCAACTCGAGCGTCACCCTCCGCCAGGAGTCGGTGGACGTGCAGACGTACAAACCCGGCGTCGCCTTCAGCGCGTCGCTGGGCTGGTCCCTCTAA
- a CDS encoding ExbD/TolR family protein, translating to MSTPRRSLTPEMNVTPLVDVVLVLLIIFMVVTPQIESGAAVELPTATNPDKENKELTPTTVSLSATGAFFLDRKELKRDALMAELKAVRAKDPDSPVVLKADRGVRYSEVRGLFKAMQELGFPGINLQVVDKQKN from the coding sequence ATGTCCACCCCGCGTAGGAGCCTGACGCCGGAGATGAACGTGACGCCCCTGGTGGACGTCGTGCTCGTCCTCCTCATCATCTTCATGGTCGTCACGCCCCAGATTGAGTCCGGCGCCGCGGTGGAGCTGCCCACGGCGACGAACCCGGACAAGGAGAACAAGGAGCTGACCCCCACCACGGTGAGCCTGTCCGCGACCGGGGCCTTCTTCCTGGACCGCAAGGAGCTCAAGCGCGACGCGCTCATGGCCGAGCTGAAGGCCGTGCGCGCGAAGGACCCGGACTCGCCCGTGGTGCTCAAGGCCGACCGGGGCGTGCGCTACTCCGAGGTGCGCGGCCTCTTCAAGGCGATGCAGGAGCTGGGCTTCCCCGGCATCAACCTGCAGGTCGTCGACAAGCAGAAGAACTAG
- a CDS encoding SRPBCC family protein — translation MRDTIQQPGARFPAVSPRGGRLGSQRWRRPGRGPQRTSEERLPQLVSALAGGALLTLGLRRGKLGGVAMALAGGGLLFRGTRTEQEPHVHKHGVVVRKLRRQRGRDATVELTVLQRSITIQGAPEALYRRWCDAETLNQVMGHFADVTSSGESLQHWKVPGVLGKELEWDAEVVEEHPGELLSWRSVGDTALPNEGWVRFRPAPRDWGTAVTLRFVFDPPGGVVGEKAVQLLGAVPAALALKALKRFKSLVETGEIPTTRPNPAAREGGYSS, via the coding sequence ATGCGTGACACGATTCAGCAGCCAGGAGCCCGCTTTCCCGCTGTGTCTCCACGTGGCGGACGCCTCGGGAGCCAGAGGTGGCGACGGCCCGGCCGCGGCCCTCAGCGCACCTCGGAGGAGCGCCTTCCGCAGCTCGTCTCCGCGCTCGCTGGCGGCGCCCTGCTCACGCTGGGCCTCCGGCGAGGCAAGCTGGGCGGCGTGGCCATGGCCCTGGCCGGCGGCGGCCTGCTCTTCCGCGGCACCCGGACCGAGCAGGAGCCCCACGTCCACAAGCACGGCGTCGTCGTCCGGAAGCTCCGCCGGCAACGTGGCCGGGACGCCACCGTCGAACTGACGGTGCTCCAGCGCTCCATCACCATCCAAGGCGCGCCGGAGGCGCTGTATCGCCGCTGGTGCGACGCGGAGACGCTCAACCAGGTGATGGGACACTTCGCCGACGTCACCTCCTCTGGCGAGAGCCTGCAGCACTGGAAGGTGCCGGGCGTGCTCGGCAAGGAGCTCGAATGGGACGCGGAGGTGGTGGAGGAGCACCCCGGTGAGCTGCTGAGCTGGCGCTCCGTGGGGGACACGGCCCTGCCCAACGAAGGCTGGGTGCGCTTCCGACCCGCGCCGCGGGACTGGGGCACGGCGGTGACGCTCCGCTTCGTCTTCGACCCGCCGGGCGGCGTCGTGGGCGAGAAGGCCGTGCAGTTGCTCGGCGCCGTGCCCGCCGCGCTCGCGCTCAAGGCCCTCAAGCGATTCAAGAGCCTCGTCGAGACGGGCGAGATTCCCACCACCCGGCCCAACCCCGCCGCTCGCGAGGGCGGCTACTCCTCCTGA
- a CDS encoding zinc-dependent alcohol dehydrogenase: MRALCWNGINDLGVETVGDPRIVNPHDVILQVRMSTTCGSDLHFIDGYIPTMRKGDVIGHEFMGTVVEKGPAVKKVQVGDRVVVPSFIGCGSCWYCQHDLWSLCDNTNPKGELQEPLFGYQTAGIYGYTHTFGGYAGAHAQFVRVPHADNDCFRVPEGVTDEQALFLSDAVPTGYMGADFCDIQPGQTVAVWGCGGVGLMAQKAAFLLGAERVIGIDRFPERLKLAREKVGAETISYEEVDSVLDVLKELTGGRGPDACIDAVGMEAHGTGVGAAYDRAKQAMRLQTDRGQALRQAILACRKGGILSVVGVYGFMDAFPLGAIMNKGLTVRSAQQHGQKYLPRLLEHVVKGELDPSFLATHRFSLEDAPKGYELFKKKQDGCVRAVFLPN; encoded by the coding sequence ATGCGCGCACTCTGCTGGAACGGCATCAACGACCTGGGCGTGGAGACGGTGGGGGACCCTCGCATCGTCAACCCTCACGACGTCATCCTCCAGGTGAGGATGTCCACCACCTGCGGCTCCGACCTCCACTTCATCGACGGCTACATCCCGACGATGCGCAAGGGAGACGTCATCGGCCACGAGTTCATGGGCACCGTCGTGGAGAAGGGCCCCGCGGTGAAGAAGGTCCAGGTGGGTGACCGCGTCGTCGTCCCGTCCTTCATCGGCTGTGGCAGTTGCTGGTACTGCCAGCACGACCTCTGGTCCCTCTGCGACAACACCAATCCCAAGGGTGAATTGCAGGAGCCCCTGTTCGGCTACCAGACCGCGGGCATCTACGGATACACCCACACCTTCGGCGGCTACGCGGGCGCGCATGCGCAGTTCGTCCGCGTCCCCCACGCGGACAACGACTGCTTCCGGGTGCCCGAAGGCGTGACGGATGAACAGGCGCTGTTCCTCTCCGACGCCGTGCCCACCGGCTACATGGGCGCGGACTTCTGCGACATCCAACCCGGCCAGACGGTGGCCGTGTGGGGCTGCGGCGGCGTGGGGCTGATGGCGCAGAAGGCCGCGTTCCTCCTCGGCGCCGAGCGGGTGATTGGCATCGACCGCTTCCCCGAAAGACTGAAGCTGGCGCGGGAGAAGGTGGGCGCGGAGACCATCAGCTACGAAGAGGTGGACAGTGTCCTCGACGTGCTGAAGGAACTCACCGGCGGCCGAGGCCCCGACGCCTGCATCGACGCGGTGGGCATGGAGGCCCACGGCACGGGCGTGGGCGCCGCGTATGACCGCGCGAAACAGGCGATGCGGCTCCAAACGGACCGGGGGCAGGCGCTGCGGCAGGCCATCCTCGCGTGCCGCAAGGGCGGCATCCTGTCCGTGGTGGGCGTCTACGGATTCATGGACGCGTTCCCCCTGGGCGCCATCATGAACAAGGGCCTCACGGTCCGCTCCGCCCAGCAGCACGGACAGAAGTACCTGCCGCGCCTGCTGGAGCACGTGGTGAAGGGCGAGCTGGACCCGTCCTTCCTCGCCACCCACCGGTTCTCCCTGGAGGACGCGCCGAAGGGGTACGAGCTCTTCAAGAAGAAGCAGGACGGCTGCGTCCGGGCGGTGTTCCTGCCCAACTGA